In Zingiber officinale cultivar Zhangliang chromosome 6A, Zo_v1.1, whole genome shotgun sequence, a single genomic region encodes these proteins:
- the LOC121997326 gene encoding 40S ribosomal protein S3-3-like — protein MATQMSKKRKFVADGVFFAELNEVLTRELAEDGYSGVEVRVTPMRTEIIIRATRTQNVLGEKGRRIRELTSVVQKRFKFPENGVELYAEKVNNRGLCAIAQAESLRYKLLGGLAVRRACYGVLRFVMESGAKGCEVIVSGKLRAQRAKSMKFKDGYMISSGQPVKEYIDSAVRHVLLRQGVLGIKVKIMLDWDPKGKQGPTTPLPDLVTIHPAKDEEEYLKPALLVPADIPVA, from the exons ATGGCGACGCAGATGAGCAAGAAACGAAAG TTTGTGGCGGATGGAGTTTTCTTCGCCGAGTTGAACGAAGTCCTGACTAGAGAGCTTGCGGAGGATGGCTATTCGGGTGTCGAAGTAAGGGTTACGCCCATGAGAACTGAGATCATTATTCGGGCTACTCGCACTCAGAACGTACTCG GCGAGAAGGGTAGAAGAATCAGGGAGTTAACGTCGGTGGTGCAGAAAAGATTCAAATTTCCTGAGAATGGCGTTGAGCTCTATGCAGAGAAGGTGAACAATAGGGGGCTCTGTGCCATTGCTCAAGCTGAATCGCTGCGCTACAAGCTTCTTGGTGGCCTTGCTGTTCGAAG GGCCTGTTATGGTGTGTTGAGGTTTGTCATGGAGAGTGGTGCAAAAGGATGTGAG GTAATTGTGAGTGGAAAACTTAGGGCCCAGCGAGCTAAATCTATGAAGTTCAAAGATGGGTACATGATTTCTTCTGGTCAGCCAGTCAAGGAATACATTGACTCAGCAGTGAGGCATGTTCTCCTTAGACAG GGTGTTCTTGGAATCAAGGTCAAAATTATGTTGGATTGGGATCCGAAAGGGAAGCAAGGCCCCACCACCCCTCTTCCTGATCTCGTCACCATCCATCCAGCAAAGGATGAAGAGGAATACCTTAAGCCAGCACTGCTGGTGCCTGCAGATATTCCCGTTGCCTGA
- the LOC121997327 gene encoding probable small nuclear ribonucleoprotein G gives MSRSGQPPDLKKYMDKQLQIKLNANRVVVGTLRGFDQFMNLVIDNTVEVNGNEKNDIGMVVIRGNSVVMIEALEPVART, from the exons ATGAGCCGATCAGGCCAACCCCCGGATCTCAAGAA GTACATGGACAAGCAGCTGCAAa TAAAACTGAATGCAAACCGGGTCGTGGTCGGCACACTTCGTGGGTTTGACCAATTTATGAACCTTGTCATCGACAACACTGTGGAGGTGAATGGCAATGAGAAGAATGATATTGGCATGGTG GTTATTCGAGGAAACAGCGTGGTGATGATTGAAGCCTTGGAGCCAGTCGCAAGAACATAA